One region of Pagrus major chromosome 7, Pma_NU_1.0 genomic DNA includes:
- the LOC140999714 gene encoding collagen alpha-1(XIV) chain produces MSPHLHSSPSSFWLMLRFLLSVLLLLSSGVHGQGRLKLTVLSEDRLQMKWKEADGPVQGYKVRVRPISEVPQPELMLTTTRGRATVAGLDASQEYALQVLVLNGTTEKLLAKRRFTMEGLREEEMIRSDSREQRKKLLPGGSGSGDLDDVTEALLGLPTILYPDPTTTTAAAAAATTTEAPTTETPSQLPDEAPEKATKEKRKRKKEKERDRSKAENKEEQGTAQGKAAEEKPRKTPFITQPVTGMSPRKPFECDSDAAADIMLLVDGSWSIGRTNFRRVRDFLEGLMTPFHIGPDHIQIGLTQYSGDPRTEWQLKNFTTKDQLLEAVRNFRYKGGNTFTGQALLHVMEENMRAEAGARSDTPFFVVLLTDGKSQDDAIAAANRLKNAGVEIIAVGVKNADEAELRQVASEPVDLNVYNVNDFPLLSKLVARLVHILCGRIEERGISKRMEPRPTADPALSYPSPTDLRFSELGSREVKLHWNNPAKPVQQYRVVYHSAEGQSPQEVVLAGSESTVLLEGLSSQTLYHVSIFPVYEDNVGLALRGTVTTLPLAMPANLEVTPSSYSTLRVSWGTATGATQYMILYSALNHGEPDDAKEEKFSADQTVVELAELLPATDYSVTLYALYDEDPSDPVTAVATTFPLPPPMSVQFPVVTHSMLRVSWVPGAIDVPGHRITYSTNHGSDVKQVEVTGMNSVLVQNLSSLSRYLISIQSHYPQGLSAALTSNVTTLKVPSPSDLRVTNFSGSDITVRWEAAADDVVSYLIKWISLSGGDLRQLRVSGESEGAILEGVEDDKEYQISLSALYGDGAQSEAVAIRYSTCESHTPTHSFAR; encoded by the exons ATGTCTCCTCACCTCCATTCTTCACCATCATCTTTCTGGCTAATGCTCCGTTTCCTGCTCAGTGTCCTCTTGCTGTTGTCCTCAGGGGTCCATGGCCAAG GTCGTCTTAAGCTGACGGTCCTGTCTGAGGACAGACTGCAGATGAAATGGAAGGAGGCTGATGGACCCGTTCAGGGCTACAAGGTCCGAGTGAGACCCATCTCAG AGGTGCCACAGCCAGAGCTGATGCTGACCACTACACGGGGCCGGGCGACGGTGGCTGGACTGGACGCCAGTCAGGAATACGCCCTCCAAGTCCTTGTGCTCAATGGGACTACAGAGAAACTTCTGGCAAAACGACGATTCACCA TGGAAGGACTTCGGGAGGAAGAAATGATCCGCAGCGATAGCcgagagcagaggaagaagctgtTGCCTGGCGGGTCAGGGTCAGGAGACCTTGACGATGTAACAGAGGCTCTCTTGGGCTTACCAACGATTTTGTATCCggaccccaccaccaccactgcagctgcagctgctgctactactacag aggcCCCAACAACAGAAACCCCCTCTCAGCTCCCTGATGAGGCCCCAGAGAAAGCCaccaaagagaagaggaagaggaagaaagaaaaagagcgaGATCGTTCTAAAGCTGAGAATAAGGAGGAGCAGGGTACAGCACAGGGCAAAGCAGCCGAGGAGAAACCCCGCAAGACTCCCTTCATTACCCAACCGGTGACAG GTATGTCTCCAAGGAAACCATTTGAGTGTGACAGTGATGCAGCGGCAGACATCATGCTGTTGGTGGACGGCTCCTGGAGCATCGGACGCACCAACTTCAGACGGGTCAGAGATTTCCTGGAGGGCCTGATGACACCCTTCCACATCGGGCCAGATCACATTCAGATAG GTCTGACCCAGTACAGTGGAGACCCCCGCACAGAATGGCAGCTCAAGAACTTCACCACTAAAGACCAGCTGCTTGAGGCAGTCAGGAATTTCAGATATAAGGGAGGGAACACATttacag GCCAGGCTCTGCTCCACGTGATGGAGGAGAACATGAGGGCTGAGGCAGGCGCGAGGTCAGACACACCTTTTTTCGTGGTCTTGTTGACCGACGGGAAATCTCAGGATGACGCCATTGCTGCAGCAAACCGGTTGAAGAATGCCGGCGTGGAGATCATCGCTGTAG GTGTAAAGAATGCTGATGAAGCTGAGTTAAGACAAGTGGCGTCGGAGCCGGTGGACCTGAATGTCTACAATGTCAATGACTTTCCTCTGCTCAGCAAACTGGTGGCACGACTGGTCCACATCCTGTGTGGGAGGATAGAGGAACGTGGCATCTCAAAAC GAATGGAGCCTCGACCTACAGCAGACCCAGCCCTCTCCTACCCGAGTCCCACTGATCTCCGGTTTTCTGAACTGGGCTCCAGAGAAGTGAAGCTTCACTGGAACAATCCTGCTAAACCAGTCCAACAGTACAGAGTGGTCTACCACAGCGCTGAGGGTCAGAGTCCACAGGAG GTGGTACTGGCCGGCTCCGAGTCCACTGTGCTGCTGGAAGGCCTCTCCTCTCAGACTCTGTACCACGTGTCCATCTTCCCCGTGTATGAAGACAATGTTGGCCTGGCACTCAGAGGAACTGTCACTACAT TACCCCTGGCCATGCCTGCCAACCTGGAGGTGACTCCGTCCTCTTACAGCACGCTGCGAGTGAGTTGGGGTACAGCAACCGgtgcaacacagtacatgatCCTGTACTCAGCACTCAACCACGGAGAACCTGATGATGCTAAGGAG GAGAAATTCAGTGCAGACCAGACAGTGGTGGAGCTGGCAGAGTTACTGCCGGCTACAGACTACTCTGTCACTCTGTATGCCCTGTATGATGAGGACCCCAGTGACCCTGTCACTGCTGTTGCCACCACAT TCCCTCTCCCACCGCCGATGAGTGTTCAGTTCCCAGTTGTTACCCACAGTATGCTGAGGGTGAGCTGGGTGCCAGGAGCCATCGACGTCCCCGGCCACAGAATCACCTACAGTACCAACCACGGCAGTGACGTCAAGCAG GTGGAGGTGACAGGAATGAACTCAGTGCTGGTGCAGaacctctcctctctgtctagATATCTGATTTCAATCCAGTCTCACTACCCACAAGGCCTGTCAGCAGCACTCACCAGTAACGTCACCACAC TGAAGGTGCCCTCCCCGTCAGACCTCAGGGTGACTAATTTCTCAggcagtgacatcactgtgcgCTGGGAGGCTGCAGCTGATGACGTTGTGTCCTACCTCATCAAGTGGATCTCTCTGAGTGGAGGAGACCTGAGACAG ctGAGGGTGAGTGGTGAGAGTGAAGGGGCCATCCTGGAGGGGGTGGAGGACGATAAGGAATACCagatctctctgtctgctttgtATGGAGATGGAGCTCAGAGTGAAGCTGTGGCCATACGCTACAGCACCTGTGagtcacacacacccacgcactcATTTGCACGCTAA